One Solanum pennellii chromosome 10, SPENNV200 genomic region harbors:
- the LOC107032273 gene encoding cold-responsive protein kinase 1 — protein sequence MTCFPLFHRKHQSSTRHASEFDDELSGVKNVTLFSYKQLRIATDDFSTLNKIGEGGFGSVYKGRLKSGKMAAIKVLSSESKQGVREFLTEIKVISDVDHENLVKLYGCCIEDDHRILVYNYLENNSLAQTLLGGGHSSIQFSWRTRTKICIGVAKGLAYLHEQVKPHIIHRDIKASNILLDKDLTPKISDFGLAKLIPPNATHVSTRVAGTIGYLAPEYAIRGQATRKSDVYSYGVLLIEIVTGRCNTNSRLPIDEQYLLERTWQLYERNELVMLVDTSLDGDFDAEQACRYLKIGLLCTQDALKLRPSMSTILKMLTGEMEVNDNKITKPGLISDFMDLKIKSSAPEQINAAYDYVLSDNTTLPSTSSSQGNSTFTTAAYDQSI from the exons ATGACTTGCTTCCCTTTGTTCCATAGAAAACATCAGTCATCAACTAGGCATGCATCCGAATTTGATGATG AGCTCTCTGGCGTCAAGAATGTCACTCTTTTCTCCTATAAGCAGTTAAGAATCGCCACAGATGATTTTAGTACTTTGAATAAAATTGGAGAGGGTGGATTTGGTTCTGTTTATAAG GGAAGGCTAAAAAGTGGAAAGATGGCTGCTATAAAGGTTCTTTCAAGTGAATCAAAGCAAGGTGTCAGGGAGTTCTTGACAGAAATCAAAGTAATTTCAGACGTTGACCATGAAAATCTAGTGAAACTCTATGGCTGTTGTATAGAAGACGATCACAGGATATTGGTCTACAACTATCTTGAAAACAACAGCCTTGCTCAAACGCTTCTCG GTGGAGGACACAGTAGCATCCAGTTCAGTTGGCGAACAAGGACTAAAATTTGCATTGGAGTTGCGAAGGGGCTAGCTTATCTTCATGAGCAAGTGAAGCCACATATAATTCACCGTGATATCAAAGCGAGTAATATTCTCCTTGACAAAGACTTGACACCCAAGATTTCAGATTTTGGCCTGGCAAAGCTCATTCCCCCCAACGCTACTCATGTTAGTACACGTGTGGCAGGAACCAT TGGCTATTTGGCACCAGAGTATGCAATTAGAGGCCAGGCAACACGTAAATCAGATGTTTATAGTTATGGTGTTCTTCTGATAGAAATCGTCACTGGAAGATGCAACACAAACTCGCGTTTACCTATTGACGAACAATATCTCCTTGAAAGG ACGTGGCAACTTTATGAAAGAAACGAGTTGGTAATGCTAGTAGACACGTCTCTAGACGGGGATTTTGATGCTGAACAGGCCTGCAGATACTTGAAGATTGGGCTCCTTTGCACTCAAGACGCCTTAAAGCTGCGGCCATCCATGTCTACTATTCTCAAGATGCTAACCGGTGAGATGGAGGTCAATGACAATAAGATAACAAAACCAGGCTTGATCTCTGATTTCATGGATCTCAAGATTAAAAGTAGCGCGCCTGAACAAATTAACGCAGCATATGATTACGTCTTATCAGACAATACAACGTTACCATCCACGAGTTCTTCTCAAGGTAACTCGACATTCACAACCGCTGCATATGATCAAAGCATTTGA
- the LOC107002779 gene encoding BTB/POZ domain-containing protein At1g04390 isoform X2, which produces MRSSSSSKQAADNSRGINGHILTLHQRLYHALNLGTRCCDDKGQKWQYSDNETQRLVVRSVDAFLDSISAESLQHQVVKESVGDIVGAVGSILASKSEATMRLASDVTVKIVRMIPSSMLQPHFSNLIHPLSSLLSFRELRVAISCASALNLILANLTSKREKEVWEILKSTNVVGDLVENVKGYSTENKATEYFQEMASLLSKILWRWPPSRFHVWTDKKLFSTLDTVKLNPDRSIKVAVMQLFSALALCGNGTNKLLEDGEGLVKIMVDSLDSSNPYTIQIEGLRLAQCLMTNEQGCSKIIKLSCEPIVKAIITLMNNWSLDAGKLAKGQMSILVEACRLALITHWEGDHHFYFWKAGVDRVLLRLITGNSDTTQQSLQSLSLQEQIIKLEEVVDTDVLLPLRPFVWDILGCLTANCMEDFFPKMHGNETVFNVLVVCACLAFVDSIRTSRQISQGNACHSSESEPASRAVLMMIYSPSKYISSKTRFILSEVLALKGKDYVGYLLDSLKATSSGNKFGIPSNFRLVINLTSLACYSALPKYQKHVIQHGGIDILSSFISWWFDNPVHLNRSSVATHVQNGFSGRTCCWTSPEDWEGEDMLLLFGLVALAELINVENRCGIFQNQMDLRASFIRDLQEICINNSYSGPRWYAAYILRHLGLYGFPSKFGREFRELLTDNEHSDVELIIKNQEPVRVHGVILLVRCPSLLPPEVLLKEKAFDSSFKQDSDSCNRLITKVRLSAHVDCQSLTKLLEYIYSGSFEAGEDLVKKMKILAKHCNLQSLVQLLCGSNLKWGTPFPSFDFTSALEPAGRTLFWRLKLRDQVIRTAVIAPYLFYTCMFTKLYCGQVVNTYEPSFSQECKKAIH; this is translated from the exons ATGAGGTCGTCGTCTTCTTCAAAGCAAGCTGCAGATAACAGCCGTGGTATTAATGGTCACATCTTGACTCTTCATCAACGCCTTTATCATGCTCTCAATCTCGGCACTAG ATGTTGCGATGACAAGGGTCAAAAGTGGCAGTATTCTGATAATGAGACACAAAGACTTGTGGTTCGTTCAGTTGATGCATTTCTTGATAGTATATCTGCTGAATCATTACAACACCAAGTTGTGAAG GAATCAGTTGGTGACATTGTTGGAGCTGTAGGAAGTATTCTAGCATCAAAAAGTGAAGCCACAATGAGATTGGCCTCAGATGTTACTGTTAAGATCGTCCGCATGATACCAAGTTCAATGCTGCAGCCTCACTTTTCCAATCTCATTCATCCTTTGTCATCCTTGTTAAGTTTCCGGGAATTACGAGTCGCCATATCTTGTGCCTCGgccttgaatttgattttggCAAATCTGACTTctaaaagagagaaagaggTATGGGAGATTTTAAAATCCACAAATGTGGTTGGTGATCTAGTTGAAAATGTAAAAGGATACTCCACTGAAAATAAGGCAACTGAGTATTTTCAAGAGATGGCTTCTCTGCTAAGTAAAATTTTGTGGCGTTGGCCTCCTTCTCGGTTTCATGTTTGGACTGATAAGAAATTGTTTAGTACCTTGGATACTGTCAAGCTCAACCCTGACCGCTCCATCAAAGTTGCTGTTATGCAGCTATTTTCTGCTTTAG CTCTATGCGGCAATGGAACTAATAAGCTTTTGGAGGATGGAGAAGGTCTTGTAAAAATTATGGTGGACAGTTTGGACAGTTCAAACCCGTATACCATCCAGATAGAGGGATTAAGACTTGCTCAATGTTTAATG ACAAATGAACAAGGATGTTCAAAGATTATTAAATTGTCTTGTGAGCCTATTGTGAAAGCCATTATTACCTTAATGAATAACTGGAGTTTGGATGCTGGAAAGCTTGCTAAGGGTCAAATGTCCATATTAGTTGAGGCATGTCGTTTAGCTCTGATCACTCATTGGGAAGGGGACCACCACTTCTATTTTTGGAAGGCAGGAGTTGATAGGGTTCTTCTTAGACTTATCACAGGAAATTCTGACACAACTCAGCAGTCTCTACAAAGCTTATCTCTACAAGAACAAATCATCAAGTTAGAAGAGGTCGTTGATACAGATGTTCTTCTTCCACTGAGACCGTTTGTTTGGGATATCCTTGGATGCCTCACAGCAAATTGTATGGAAGATTTCTTCCCAAAGATGCATGGAAATGAGACCGTGTTTAATGTTCTCGTTGTTTGTGCATG CTTGGCCTTCGTGGACTCTATCCGCACCTCTCGCCAAATTTCCCAAGGGAATGCTTGTCATTCATCAGAGAGTGAACCAGCATCTAGAGCAGTCCTTATGATGATTTATTCTCCCAGCAAGTACATTTCTTCCAAAACAAGATTCATACTATCTGAAGTTCTGGCACTGAAGGGAAAAGACTATGTGGGATATTTACTGGATAGTTTGAAAGCCACATCTTCTGGAAACAAGTTTGGAATACCGAGTAATTTTAGACTTGTCATAAACTTGACAAGTCTGGCATGTTATTCAGCTCTGCCAAAATATCAGAAGCATGTAATTCAGCATGGAGGAATAGACATTCTGTCGAGCTTCATTAGTTGGTGGTTTGACAATCCTGTCCACCTAAATAGATCTAGTGTGGCAACTCATGTGCAAAACGGTTTCAGTGGAAGGACTTGTTGCTGGACTTCTCCAGAAGATTGGGAAGGTGAAGATATGCTTTTACTTTTTGGACTTGTGGCTCTTGCTGAATTGATAAATGTGGAAAATCGCTGTGGCATCTTTCAGAATCAGATGGATTTGCGAGCTTCTTTTATTAGAGATCTCCAGGAGATCTGCATAAACAATTCTTACTCCGGACCACGATGGTACGCTGCTTATATTCTTCGCCATCTTGGATTATATGGTTTTCCAAGTAAGTTTGGGAGAGAATTTCGGGAGCTCCTTACTGACAATGAGCATTCTGATGTGGAACTTATCATTAAAAATCAGGAACCTGTGCGTGTCCATGGTGTTATTCTTCTGGTTAGATGCCCATCACTATTACCTCCTGAAGTATTGCTTAAAGAGAAAGCATTTGATTCTTCTTTTAAGCAGGACTCAGATTCATGCAATAGGTTAATCACCAAAGTTCGCCTCTCAGCTCATGTTGATTGCCAGTCATTGACGAAGTTATTAGAGTATATTTATTCGGGATCCTTTGAAGCAGGAGAAGACCTtgtgaagaaaatgaaaattttagcCAAACATTGCAATTTGCAATCTCTAGTACAATTGCTCTGTGGAAGCAATCTGAAATGGGGAACTCCATTCCCAAGCTTTGACTTTACCTCTGCTCTTGAGCCAGCTGGAC GGACATTATTTTGGAGGCTGAAACTTCGGGACCAAGTAATCAGGACTGCAGTTATTGCTCCATATCTGTTTTACACCTGCATGTTCACAAAGTTATACTGTGGCCAAGTTGTGAATACTTACGAGCCCTCTTTCAGTCAGGAATGCAAGAAAG CCATTCACTGA
- the LOC107002779 gene encoding BTB/POZ domain-containing protein At1g04390 isoform X1 translates to MRSSSSSKQAADNSRGINGHILTLHQRLYHALNLGTRCCDDKGQKWQYSDNETQRLVVRSVDAFLDSISAESLQHQVVKESVGDIVGAVGSILASKSEATMRLASDVTVKIVRMIPSSMLQPHFSNLIHPLSSLLSFRELRVAISCASALNLILANLTSKREKEVWEILKSTNVVGDLVENVKGYSTENKATEYFQEMASLLSKILWRWPPSRFHVWTDKKLFSTLDTVKLNPDRSIKVAVMQLFSALALCGNGTNKLLEDGEGLVKIMVDSLDSSNPYTIQIEGLRLAQCLMTNEQGCSKIIKLSCEPIVKAIITLMNNWSLDAGKLAKGQMSILVEACRLALITHWEGDHHFYFWKAGVDRVLLRLITGNSDTTQQSLQSLSLQEQIIKLEEVVDTDVLLPLRPFVWDILGCLTANCMEDFFPKMHGNETVFNVLVVCACLAFVDSIRTSRQISQGNACHSSESEPASRAVLMMIYSPSKYISSKTRFILSEVLALKGKDYVGYLLDSLKATSSGNKFGIPSNFRLVINLTSLACYSALPKYQKHVIQHGGIDILSSFISWWFDNPVHLNRSSVATHVQNGFSGRTCCWTSPEDWEGEDMLLLFGLVALAELINVENRCGIFQNQMDLRASFIRDLQEICINNSYSGPRWYAAYILRHLGLYGFPSKFGREFRELLTDNEHSDVELIIKNQEPVRVHGVILLVRCPSLLPPEVLLKEKAFDSSFKQDSDSCNRLITKVRLSAHVDCQSLTKLLEYIYSGSFEAGEDLVKKMKILAKHCNLQSLVQLLCGSNLKWGTPFPSFDFTSALEPAGRNFSDIILEAETSGPSNQDCSYCSISVLHLHVHKVILWPSCEYLRALFQSGMQESHSLIIKVPVCWDSLVKLVSWFYSGELPRPISGCLWDNLSKEEKLSELEPYVELCSLAQFWLLEDLHEKCFKLIVSILDSCQYLSIKIIQMAANLNQWKLVEVAAEYLAPMYHHLRNSSEFDALDEHLIEIVRAASVQFSQRNGHLVTLT, encoded by the exons ATGAGGTCGTCGTCTTCTTCAAAGCAAGCTGCAGATAACAGCCGTGGTATTAATGGTCACATCTTGACTCTTCATCAACGCCTTTATCATGCTCTCAATCTCGGCACTAG ATGTTGCGATGACAAGGGTCAAAAGTGGCAGTATTCTGATAATGAGACACAAAGACTTGTGGTTCGTTCAGTTGATGCATTTCTTGATAGTATATCTGCTGAATCATTACAACACCAAGTTGTGAAG GAATCAGTTGGTGACATTGTTGGAGCTGTAGGAAGTATTCTAGCATCAAAAAGTGAAGCCACAATGAGATTGGCCTCAGATGTTACTGTTAAGATCGTCCGCATGATACCAAGTTCAATGCTGCAGCCTCACTTTTCCAATCTCATTCATCCTTTGTCATCCTTGTTAAGTTTCCGGGAATTACGAGTCGCCATATCTTGTGCCTCGgccttgaatttgattttggCAAATCTGACTTctaaaagagagaaagaggTATGGGAGATTTTAAAATCCACAAATGTGGTTGGTGATCTAGTTGAAAATGTAAAAGGATACTCCACTGAAAATAAGGCAACTGAGTATTTTCAAGAGATGGCTTCTCTGCTAAGTAAAATTTTGTGGCGTTGGCCTCCTTCTCGGTTTCATGTTTGGACTGATAAGAAATTGTTTAGTACCTTGGATACTGTCAAGCTCAACCCTGACCGCTCCATCAAAGTTGCTGTTATGCAGCTATTTTCTGCTTTAG CTCTATGCGGCAATGGAACTAATAAGCTTTTGGAGGATGGAGAAGGTCTTGTAAAAATTATGGTGGACAGTTTGGACAGTTCAAACCCGTATACCATCCAGATAGAGGGATTAAGACTTGCTCAATGTTTAATG ACAAATGAACAAGGATGTTCAAAGATTATTAAATTGTCTTGTGAGCCTATTGTGAAAGCCATTATTACCTTAATGAATAACTGGAGTTTGGATGCTGGAAAGCTTGCTAAGGGTCAAATGTCCATATTAGTTGAGGCATGTCGTTTAGCTCTGATCACTCATTGGGAAGGGGACCACCACTTCTATTTTTGGAAGGCAGGAGTTGATAGGGTTCTTCTTAGACTTATCACAGGAAATTCTGACACAACTCAGCAGTCTCTACAAAGCTTATCTCTACAAGAACAAATCATCAAGTTAGAAGAGGTCGTTGATACAGATGTTCTTCTTCCACTGAGACCGTTTGTTTGGGATATCCTTGGATGCCTCACAGCAAATTGTATGGAAGATTTCTTCCCAAAGATGCATGGAAATGAGACCGTGTTTAATGTTCTCGTTGTTTGTGCATG CTTGGCCTTCGTGGACTCTATCCGCACCTCTCGCCAAATTTCCCAAGGGAATGCTTGTCATTCATCAGAGAGTGAACCAGCATCTAGAGCAGTCCTTATGATGATTTATTCTCCCAGCAAGTACATTTCTTCCAAAACAAGATTCATACTATCTGAAGTTCTGGCACTGAAGGGAAAAGACTATGTGGGATATTTACTGGATAGTTTGAAAGCCACATCTTCTGGAAACAAGTTTGGAATACCGAGTAATTTTAGACTTGTCATAAACTTGACAAGTCTGGCATGTTATTCAGCTCTGCCAAAATATCAGAAGCATGTAATTCAGCATGGAGGAATAGACATTCTGTCGAGCTTCATTAGTTGGTGGTTTGACAATCCTGTCCACCTAAATAGATCTAGTGTGGCAACTCATGTGCAAAACGGTTTCAGTGGAAGGACTTGTTGCTGGACTTCTCCAGAAGATTGGGAAGGTGAAGATATGCTTTTACTTTTTGGACTTGTGGCTCTTGCTGAATTGATAAATGTGGAAAATCGCTGTGGCATCTTTCAGAATCAGATGGATTTGCGAGCTTCTTTTATTAGAGATCTCCAGGAGATCTGCATAAACAATTCTTACTCCGGACCACGATGGTACGCTGCTTATATTCTTCGCCATCTTGGATTATATGGTTTTCCAAGTAAGTTTGGGAGAGAATTTCGGGAGCTCCTTACTGACAATGAGCATTCTGATGTGGAACTTATCATTAAAAATCAGGAACCTGTGCGTGTCCATGGTGTTATTCTTCTGGTTAGATGCCCATCACTATTACCTCCTGAAGTATTGCTTAAAGAGAAAGCATTTGATTCTTCTTTTAAGCAGGACTCAGATTCATGCAATAGGTTAATCACCAAAGTTCGCCTCTCAGCTCATGTTGATTGCCAGTCATTGACGAAGTTATTAGAGTATATTTATTCGGGATCCTTTGAAGCAGGAGAAGACCTtgtgaagaaaatgaaaattttagcCAAACATTGCAATTTGCAATCTCTAGTACAATTGCTCTGTGGAAGCAATCTGAAATGGGGAACTCCATTCCCAAGCTTTGACTTTACCTCTGCTCTTGAGCCAGCTGGACGTAATTTTTC GGACATTATTTTGGAGGCTGAAACTTCGGGACCAAGTAATCAGGACTGCAGTTATTGCTCCATATCTGTTTTACACCTGCATGTTCACAAAGTTATACTGTGGCCAAGTTGTGAATACTTACGAGCCCTCTTTCAGTCAGGAATGCAAGAAAG CCATTCACTGATCATCAAGGTGCCAGTTTGTTGGGATTCCTTGGTTAAGTTAGTCAGCTGGTTCTATTCTGGTGAGTTGCCTCGACCAATATCTGGCTGTCTATGGGATAATCTGAGCAAGGAGGAAAAGCTAAGTGAACTCGAGCCCTATGTGGAACTATGTTCGCTTGCTCAATTCTGGCTCTTAGAAGACTTGcatgaaaaatgttttaaacTGATTGTGTCCATTTTAGATTCCTGTCAGTACTTGTCTATAAAAATTATCCAGATGGCTGCTAACCTCAATCAATGGAAGCTAGTTGAAGTTGCAGCTGAGTATCTAGCCCCTATGTATCATCATCTACGTAACTCAAGCGAGTTTGATGCATTGGATGAGCATCTCATTGAAATTGTCCGTGCTGCCTCTGTTCAGTTTTCTCAAAGAAATGGACACTTGGTCACATTGACATGA
- the LOC107032427 gene encoding uncharacterized protein LOC107032427 isoform X2, with amino-acid sequence MVDFEFRLEDPVNMLPADELFSDGKLMPLQLPTVRPAAVSTSAGVRSPETPKIRMRNNEISRKDPYLFSPKAPRCSSRWREILGLKKLQNDKHEATKNCSNAHKSLKNFLNRSSKSSTVDSSLHLPLLNKDSDNESISISSSRLSLSSSSSSGHEHDDLPRLSLDSDKPSTQTNHNSNPNPPRIRLVKHRALSSENPIPTRLAGSPINKQPADSTLRGLSIDDSPRMNSSGKIIFHNLGRSSSSPSSFNGGPRYKHGGGVERSYSANVRVTTVLNVPVCSSLRGSSKSGVFGFPLFSSATVNKKHHCSSNTATGHRMK; translated from the coding sequence ATGGTGGATTTCGAGTTCCGACTTGAAGATCCGGTGAATATGTTACCGGCGGATGAGCTTTTTTCTGATGGAAAATTAATGCCTCTGCAACTCCCGACGGTTCGTCCGGCGGCTGTGTCTACGTCTGCCGGTGTAAGGTCGCCGGAGACGCCGAAAATTCGTATGAGAAATAATGAGATTTCTCGTAAGGACCCGTATCTGTTCTCTCCGAAAGCTCCAAGGTGTTCTAGTCGATGGAGAGAAATACTAGGGTTGAAGAAATTGCAAAATGACAAGCACGAAGCTACAAAAAACTGCTCCAATGCTCATAAATCTCTGAAGAATTTCCTCAATCGCAGCTCGAAATCATCCACTGTTGATTCGTCTCTTCATCTTCCGTTGCTCAATAAGGACTCCGATAACGAGTCCATATCAATTTCTAGTTCCCGTTTATCTCTTTCATCGTCTTCCTCTTCTGGCCATGAACACGATGATCTTCCTAGACTTTCTCTTGATTCTGATAAACCAAGTACTCAAACAAACCACAATAGCAATCCTAATCCCCCTAGAATCCGATTAGTGAAACATAGAGCTTTGTCATCGGAAAATCCAATCCCTACTCGATTAGCTGGAAGCCCAATAAACAAACAACCAGCTGATTCTACTCTACGGGGACTCTCCATTGATGATAGTCCTCGCATGAATTCTTCAGGGAAGATAATTTTCCACAACTTAGGAAGAAGCTCAAGTAGTCCAAGCAGCTTCAATGGTGGACCAAGATACAAACATGGAGGTGGGGTGGAAAGGTCCTATTCAGCTAATGTTCGTGTTACTACAGTTCTGAATGTTCCCGTTTGCAGCTCTCTTCGAGGTTCTTCAAAATCTGGAGTTTTTGGGTTTCCCCTGTTTTCTTCTGCTACTGTAAACAAGAAACACCATTGTAGCAGCAACACTGCAACAGGCCATAGAATGAAGTAA
- the LOC107032089 gene encoding uncharacterized protein LOC107032089, whose amino-acid sequence MANVAAKVAVIGSGISGAVCASTLAKNGISVTLFESGRGPGGRMSQRREMTEDGRELHFDHGVPYFSAKNPDVLRLICEWQSKGLVAEWKEKFATFDCDSKQFLDIEQEGLEKKYVGVPGMNSICKSLCQEPGVQSRFGVGVGRLEWLDNEDSWSLMGLNGESLGYFKGVVTSDKSTFSQRFTNVTGKPVPIDIEKFPEISLKMMEIPVNPCFALMLAFEEPLTEIPIRGFSFKSSKVLHRAFCDSSKPGRSRNSERWVLHSTAEYAQDVIAQTGLQKPSSATLMKVAEELFQEFQSTKLSISQAFFKKAHRWGSAFPAISVAENEKCLWDAKKRLAVCGDFCVSPNVEGAIISGLAAAAKCFEVLCRL is encoded by the exons ATGGCAAATGTTGCTGCTAAAGTTGCTGTAATTGGCAGTGGAA TTTCAGGAGCTGTTTGTGCATCTACTTTAGCCAAGAATGGAATTTCAGTAACCCTTTTTGAATCTGGAAGAGGACCAGGTGGCCGTATGTCTCAGAGAag AGAAATGACAGAAGATGGAAGGGAGCTGCATTTTGATCATGGGGTTCCTTATTTCTCAGCTAAAAATCCTGATGTGTTGAGACTTATTTGTGAGTGGCAATCAAAAGGACTTGTTGCAGAATGGAAAGAAAAGTTTGCTACTTTTGATTGTGATTCTAAGCAATTTCTTGATATTGAACAG GAAGGTTTGGAGAAGAAATATGTCGGTGTTCCTGGAATGAATTCAATTTGTAAATCGTTATGCCAGGAGCCTG GAGTTCAAAGTAGGTTTGGGGTAGGCGTTGGGAGGTTGGAGTGGTTGGATAATGAAGATTCATGGTCATTGATGGGTTTAAATGGTGAAAGTCTTGGTTACTTTAAGGGAGTGGTGACATCAGATAAAAGTACATTTTCACAAAGGTTCACTAATGTAACAGGGAAACCTGTACCTATTG ACATCGAAAAATTTCCGGAAATATCGTTGAAGATGATGGAAATTCCTGTTAACCCTTGTTTTGCTCTCATGTTGGCGTTTGAAGAGCCTTTGACAGAG ATACCAATACGAGGATTCTCATTCAAGAGCTCAAAAGTTCTACATCGAGCATTCTGTGACAGCAGCAAACCAGGGCGTTCACGCAATAg TGAACGCTGGGTGCTGCATTCCACGGCAGAGTATGCTCAGGATGTTATTGCCCAGACAGGACTTCAGAAGCCTTCCAGTGCAACATTAATGAAAGTAGCTGAAGAACTATTTCAAGAATTTCAAAGCACAAAGCTCAGTATATCTCAGGCATTCTTTAAGAAAGCTCATCGATG GGGCAGTGCGTTCCCAGCAATAAGCGTAgcagaaaatgaaaaatgccTTTGGGACGCGAAGAAAAGGCTGGCAGTATGCGGAGACTTTTGTGTTAGTCCAAATGTTGAAGGGGCTATCATTAGTGGCTTGGCTGCTGCTGCAAAATGTTTTGAAGTTCTCTGTCGCTTATAA
- the LOC107032427 gene encoding uncharacterized protein LOC107032427 isoform X1, with protein sequence MASACINNVGVSPENFLDCSPTKYKSYGWLSPRISTPVDNPEVILDPEVSVNEMVDFEFRLEDPVNMLPADELFSDGKLMPLQLPTVRPAAVSTSAGVRSPETPKIRMRNNEISRKDPYLFSPKAPRCSSRWREILGLKKLQNDKHEATKNCSNAHKSLKNFLNRSSKSSTVDSSLHLPLLNKDSDNESISISSSRLSLSSSSSSGHEHDDLPRLSLDSDKPSTQTNHNSNPNPPRIRLVKHRALSSENPIPTRLAGSPINKQPADSTLRGLSIDDSPRMNSSGKIIFHNLGRSSSSPSSFNGGPRYKHGGGVERSYSANVRVTTVLNVPVCSSLRGSSKSGVFGFPLFSSATVNKKHHCSSNTATGHRMK encoded by the coding sequence ATGGCTTCAGCTTGTATAAACAACGTCGGTGTGTCGCCGGAGAATTTTCTCGATTGTTCTCCGACCAAGTACAAGTCATATGGTTGGTTGAGTCCTAGAATATCAACACCTGTGGATAACCCGGAAGTAATATTAGATCCGGAAGTTTCCGTCAATGAAATGGTGGATTTCGAGTTCCGACTTGAAGATCCGGTGAATATGTTACCGGCGGATGAGCTTTTTTCTGATGGAAAATTAATGCCTCTGCAACTCCCGACGGTTCGTCCGGCGGCTGTGTCTACGTCTGCCGGTGTAAGGTCGCCGGAGACGCCGAAAATTCGTATGAGAAATAATGAGATTTCTCGTAAGGACCCGTATCTGTTCTCTCCGAAAGCTCCAAGGTGTTCTAGTCGATGGAGAGAAATACTAGGGTTGAAGAAATTGCAAAATGACAAGCACGAAGCTACAAAAAACTGCTCCAATGCTCATAAATCTCTGAAGAATTTCCTCAATCGCAGCTCGAAATCATCCACTGTTGATTCGTCTCTTCATCTTCCGTTGCTCAATAAGGACTCCGATAACGAGTCCATATCAATTTCTAGTTCCCGTTTATCTCTTTCATCGTCTTCCTCTTCTGGCCATGAACACGATGATCTTCCTAGACTTTCTCTTGATTCTGATAAACCAAGTACTCAAACAAACCACAATAGCAATCCTAATCCCCCTAGAATCCGATTAGTGAAACATAGAGCTTTGTCATCGGAAAATCCAATCCCTACTCGATTAGCTGGAAGCCCAATAAACAAACAACCAGCTGATTCTACTCTACGGGGACTCTCCATTGATGATAGTCCTCGCATGAATTCTTCAGGGAAGATAATTTTCCACAACTTAGGAAGAAGCTCAAGTAGTCCAAGCAGCTTCAATGGTGGACCAAGATACAAACATGGAGGTGGGGTGGAAAGGTCCTATTCAGCTAATGTTCGTGTTACTACAGTTCTGAATGTTCCCGTTTGCAGCTCTCTTCGAGGTTCTTCAAAATCTGGAGTTTTTGGGTTTCCCCTGTTTTCTTCTGCTACTGTAAACAAGAAACACCATTGTAGCAGCAACACTGCAACAGGCCATAGAATGAAGTAA